The following are encoded in a window of Sandaracinaceae bacterium genomic DNA:
- the sthA gene encoding Si-specific NAD(P)(+) transhydrogenase gives MSISILPYDREHDVVIIGSGPGGEGAAMRSAKEGKSVVIVERHSQVGGGCTHWATIPSKALKHSVQTVTEFRRSSLFAEISDRVRFTFPQLLRAADRVIRKQVAMRRDFYLRNHVSVVHGFARFVGPNTIEVDVGEGLKRKIHGKHFVIATGARPYHPPDIDFAHPRIRDSDTILELDHTPDSITIYGAGVIGCEYASIFRNLGVKVNLINSRDKLLSFLDDEIIDALAYHLRDQGVVIRHNEEYAKVEPVADGVITHLASGKKIKSDVVLWAQGRTGNTDGMSLETLGITPNSRGQLDIDEHFRVAGAERIYAVGDVVGYPSLASASYDQGRFAAAHIVEESSSKRLVEDIPTGIYTAPEISSVGRTERELTAEGVPYEVGHSLFRSLARAQITGNTVGMLKVLFHRETLEILGIHCFGDQAAEIVHIGQAIMAQPGKANTIEYFVDTTFNYPTMAEAYRVAALNGLNRLC, from the coding sequence ATGAGCATCTCGATCCTGCCGTACGACCGGGAGCACGACGTCGTCATCATCGGGAGCGGTCCCGGTGGCGAGGGCGCGGCAATGCGCAGCGCCAAAGAAGGCAAGTCGGTCGTCATCGTCGAACGACACAGCCAGGTCGGAGGCGGCTGCACCCACTGGGCGACCATTCCGTCCAAGGCGCTGAAGCACTCGGTGCAGACCGTCACGGAGTTCCGTCGGAGCAGCCTCTTCGCCGAGATCAGCGACCGCGTGCGCTTCACGTTCCCCCAGCTCCTGCGCGCCGCCGACCGCGTGATCCGGAAGCAGGTCGCGATGCGTCGCGACTTCTACCTCCGGAACCACGTCTCCGTGGTGCACGGGTTCGCGCGCTTCGTCGGCCCGAACACCATCGAGGTCGACGTGGGCGAGGGGCTCAAGCGCAAGATCCACGGCAAGCACTTCGTGATCGCGACCGGCGCGCGGCCCTACCACCCGCCCGACATCGACTTCGCCCACCCCCGCATCCGGGACAGCGACACGATCCTCGAGCTGGACCACACGCCGGACTCGATCACCATCTACGGCGCCGGCGTGATCGGCTGCGAGTACGCGTCCATCTTCCGCAACCTCGGCGTGAAGGTGAACCTCATCAACAGCCGTGACAAGCTGCTGAGCTTCCTCGACGACGAGATCATCGACGCCCTCGCCTATCACCTGCGCGACCAGGGCGTCGTCATCCGACACAACGAGGAGTACGCGAAGGTCGAGCCCGTCGCCGACGGCGTCATCACGCACCTCGCGAGCGGCAAGAAGATCAAGAGCGACGTCGTCCTCTGGGCCCAGGGTCGCACCGGGAACACCGACGGCATGAGCCTCGAGACGCTCGGCATCACGCCCAACTCGCGCGGGCAGCTCGACATCGACGAGCACTTCCGCGTCGCCGGCGCCGAGCGGATCTACGCGGTGGGTGACGTGGTCGGCTACCCGAGCCTCGCGAGCGCGAGCTACGACCAGGGTCGGTTCGCGGCCGCGCACATCGTCGAGGAGAGCTCGAGCAAGCGGCTCGTCGAGGACATCCCGACGGGCATCTACACCGCGCCCGAGATCAGCAGCGTCGGGCGCACCGAGCGCGAGCTGACCGCGGAGGGCGTCCCCTACGAGGTCGGCCACTCGCTCTTCCGCAGCCTCGCCCGCGCCCAGATCACCGGCAACACGGTCGGCATGCTCAAGGTCCTCTTCCACCGGGAGACCCTCGAGATCCTCGGCATCCACTGCTTCGGCGATCAGGCAGCCGAGATCGTGCACATCGGCCAGGCCATCATGGCGCAGCCGG